One Cohnella candidum genomic region harbors:
- the csaA gene encoding chaperone CsaA, whose amino-acid sequence MATIDDFLKLDLRIGTVVEAEAFPEARVPAIKLKIDFGPLGIKDSSAQITKRYTPESMIGRQVVAVVNFPPRRVAGFKSEVLVMGGVPEEGDVILLKPDETVPNGTPVS is encoded by the coding sequence ATGGCTACGATAGATGATTTCTTGAAATTGGACCTTCGCATCGGCACGGTCGTGGAGGCGGAAGCTTTTCCGGAAGCCCGCGTTCCGGCAATCAAATTGAAAATTGATTTCGGGCCGCTCGGTATCAAAGACTCTAGTGCGCAAATCACCAAGAGATATACGCCCGAATCGATGATCGGCCGCCAAGTCGTCGCGGTCGTCAACTTTCCGCCCAGGCGCGTCGCCGGCTTTAAATCGGAGGTGCTCGTAATGGGCGGCGTTCCGGAAGAAGGAGACGTCATATTGTTGAAGCCGGATGAGACGGTTCCGAATGGAACGCCGGTTTCGTGA
- a CDS encoding dihydrofolate reductase family protein, whose product MGKVIAGMTMSLDGFIQDRNGSARKLSPDFEELLEAPSFKEMTANTGAVIMGRNVYEMADPFLWANDDYEFQVPVFVLTHTPPARYPQGNGKLSFTFVTDGVESAVSQAKKAAGDKMVQIIGGASTIQQCLNSGLCDELLIDMMPVLLGEGLSLFENLDTDKLKLERTKVAETTSIRTSMTFRITRTI is encoded by the coding sequence ATGGGAAAAGTAATCGCAGGCATGACGATGTCTTTGGACGGCTTTATTCAAGACCGTAACGGAAGCGCGCGGAAACTGAGTCCGGATTTTGAAGAACTCCTTGAGGCTCCTTCTTTCAAGGAAATGACCGCTAACACCGGTGCCGTTATTATGGGCAGAAATGTATATGAGATGGCGGATCCTTTTTTGTGGGCGAATGATGATTATGAATTCCAAGTTCCCGTTTTTGTCTTGACGCATACGCCTCCGGCAAGGTATCCCCAGGGAAATGGAAAACTTAGCTTCACCTTCGTAACGGATGGCGTTGAAAGTGCTGTTTCTCAGGCAAAGAAAGCAGCCGGCGATAAGATGGTTCAGATCATCGGCGGCGCAAGCACTATTCAACAGTGCCTGAATTCCGGGCTATGCGATGAATTGCTGATCGATATGATGCCTGTTCTCCTCGGAGAAGGATTAAGTCTATTTGAGAATTTAGACACGGACAAGCTAAAGCTTGAAAGAACGAAAGTAGCGGAAACGACCTCTATCCGAACAAGCATGACATTTAGGATTACGAGGACGATATGA
- a CDS encoding winged helix-turn-helix domain-containing protein, with protein sequence MIKLTNRQARQFLLLKHGLLDEYKFIGKQGILDFVRQAGCIQYDPIDVCGKNSELVLQSRIKGFTKEMLHDLLYKDRSLVDYPDKNLAIIPIEDWPYFERYRRAARQHAEHYPEMQALTEQVRAHIHKQGPISSDDIKLDANFSWRSAIHWSGGNNTSRSVLEQMYSTGELIIHYKKGTRKYYDIAGKYIQASLLNTPEPLPSELEHLKWRVLRRIGAIGLLWNRASDAWLNIWGLKSDERNEVFRQLLNEAKIFAVAVEQMKDTLYCCMEDLLLIEAVLKNPELKPRCELIAPLDNLIWDRKLINELFCFDYTWEIYTPVIKRKFGYYVLPLLYGENFIGRVEAIAERKTRKLAVKNIWYENGVKPTKKLQTALDECLEKFAIFNGCETISIVESN encoded by the coding sequence ATGATCAAATTAACGAACCGCCAAGCACGGCAATTTTTGTTGCTGAAGCACGGACTGCTGGATGAATACAAATTTATAGGAAAGCAGGGCATATTGGACTTCGTTAGGCAGGCAGGCTGCATCCAATATGATCCCATCGATGTTTGCGGAAAAAATTCCGAACTGGTGCTGCAGTCGCGAATCAAGGGATTTACCAAAGAAATGCTCCACGATTTGTTGTACAAAGATAGAAGTTTGGTCGATTATCCCGATAAGAACCTAGCCATTATTCCTATCGAGGACTGGCCGTATTTCGAGAGGTACAGGCGAGCCGCCCGGCAGCATGCCGAACACTATCCGGAAATGCAGGCTTTGACAGAGCAAGTACGGGCTCATATCCACAAACAGGGTCCGATAAGTTCGGATGATATCAAATTGGATGCGAATTTCTCTTGGCGGTCGGCGATCCACTGGAGCGGCGGAAACAATACATCCCGTTCGGTACTGGAACAGATGTATTCGACAGGCGAGTTGATTATCCACTACAAAAAAGGCACGCGAAAATACTATGACATCGCAGGAAAGTATATACAGGCTAGTTTGCTGAATACTCCAGAGCCATTGCCTAGCGAGCTTGAGCATCTAAAATGGCGGGTATTGCGTCGGATTGGTGCTATTGGCCTTTTATGGAACCGCGCATCCGATGCTTGGCTGAACATATGGGGACTGAAATCGGACGAGCGTAACGAGGTTTTCCGTCAGTTATTGAACGAAGCTAAAATATTTGCTGTTGCCGTTGAACAAATGAAGGATACGCTGTATTGCTGCATGGAGGACTTGCTGCTTATTGAAGCTGTCCTCAAAAATCCAGAACTGAAGCCTCGCTGCGAATTGATCGCCCCGCTTGATAATTTAATATGGGATAGGAAGCTGATTAACGAATTATTCTGCTTTGATTACACGTGGGAGATTTACACGCCGGTTATCAAACGGAAATTCGGGTATTATGTTCTGCCTCTATTATACGGAGAGAATTTCATCGGGCGTGTCGAGGCAATCGCGGAGCGAAAAACAAGGAAGCTTGCCGTTAAAAATATCTGGTATGAGAACGGTGTAAAGCCAACAAAGAAGCTGCAGACAGCCTTGGACGAATGTCTCGAAAAGTTTGCGATATTCAATGGGTGTGAGACGATTTCGATCGTTGAATCGAATTGA
- a CDS encoding TetR/AcrR family transcriptional regulator gives MPKLGMEPKRRADVINATLTCISRYGIDGMTLDKVAEYAGCSKGVVTYYYRNKDHLTVEAFKSFLAYYGTKIESELERTMTAAQMIEVTLKHILPPYHDDAERSINVSLLDGIERMYISYQDQGRLFVQFFSKAALDPQLQEVVSMSYSRDLHGIAKIFEYGSNTGQMSAEDAHSAAYGLLAMVVGLSFFRVANIPARNGEDNRYVCEMYVRRFMK, from the coding sequence ATGCCCAAGCTAGGAATGGAGCCCAAACGCCGAGCGGATGTCATCAACGCCACGTTGACTTGTATCAGCCGATACGGGATCGACGGCATGACGCTTGATAAGGTGGCTGAGTATGCGGGATGCTCCAAAGGGGTCGTCACGTATTACTATCGGAACAAAGATCACCTCACGGTGGAAGCCTTTAAGTCTTTTTTGGCCTATTACGGAACGAAAATCGAATCGGAACTCGAGCGAACGATGACGGCCGCGCAGATGATCGAGGTCACGCTGAAGCATATTCTGCCTCCATACCATGACGACGCCGAGAGGAGCATCAATGTTTCGCTGCTGGATGGAATCGAGAGGATGTACATCTCGTACCAAGACCAAGGCAGGTTGTTCGTGCAGTTTTTCTCTAAAGCGGCACTGGATCCTCAACTGCAGGAAGTCGTATCCATGAGCTATTCGAGGGATCTCCATGGGATCGCGAAAATCTTCGAATATGGCAGCAACACGGGGCAGATGTCCGCTGAAGATGCGCACAGTGCCGCTTACGGGCTGCTCGCCATGGTCGTCGGGCTCAGCTTTTTCAGAGTGGCGAACATTCCGGCCCGGAATGGCGAAGATAACCGGTATGTTTGCGAAATGTATGTCCGAAGATTCATGAAATGA
- a CDS encoding DUF4180 domain-containing protein — MKIAKVEAGGKDIAVVSGDEVLVTDVQSALDLMATVQYETGCDRIVLDKALVSESFFDLKTRLAGEILQKFINYRVKAAFVGDFSGYGSQSLRDFIYECNHGNDFFFVPNEEQAIEKLNAAR, encoded by the coding sequence ATGAAAATCGCGAAAGTAGAAGCAGGCGGGAAAGACATTGCCGTCGTAAGCGGCGATGAGGTGTTGGTGACGGACGTTCAGTCGGCGCTGGATTTGATGGCTACGGTGCAGTACGAAACGGGTTGCGACCGTATCGTGCTCGACAAAGCGCTGGTAAGCGAAAGTTTTTTCGACTTGAAAACGCGCTTGGCCGGCGAAATCCTTCAGAAGTTCATCAACTACCGGGTGAAAGCCGCTTTTGTCGGTGACTTCTCCGGATATGGCAGTCAAAGTCTTCGGGACTTTATTTATGAATGCAATCACGGAAACGACTTTTTCTTCGTGCCGAACGAGGAGCAAGCGATTGAGAAATTAAACGCGGCGAGATAG
- a CDS encoding formylglycine-generating enzyme family protein, with protein sequence MKTKTELFLADSDMVNIPAGDVHLRDDRIKKAWTAKVESFWLAPIPVTNSFYRKIMNGVVEPHIEADVPVVNVSWGDAVLFCNKLSLLSGLRECYSFHRDGESVICDWEADGYRLPTEAEWQYACKAGTGGYRYGELTDIAWYRDNSEGRVRDVGRKLPNAWGLYDMLGNVWEWCWDQYDAEVYGSYRVFRGGSWAEEARGCGATCRRRSHPTFRIDDLGFRLARSR encoded by the coding sequence ATGAAGACGAAAACGGAACTTTTTCTGGCCGATTCCGACATGGTGAACATTCCCGCCGGCGATGTCCATCTCAGAGACGATCGGATCAAGAAGGCCTGGACTGCCAAGGTGGAATCATTTTGGCTGGCGCCGATCCCGGTGACGAATTCGTTCTATCGCAAGATCATGAACGGGGTGGTTGAACCCCATATCGAAGCCGATGTCCCCGTGGTAAACGTTTCATGGGGAGATGCCGTGTTATTTTGCAACAAGCTCTCCCTGCTCTCGGGATTGAGGGAATGCTACTCGTTTCACCGGGACGGGGAAAGCGTTATATGCGATTGGGAGGCAGACGGATACAGGCTTCCAACGGAAGCGGAATGGCAGTACGCATGCAAAGCGGGAACGGGCGGCTATCGTTATGGCGAGTTGACTGACATCGCTTGGTACCGGGACAATTCCGAAGGCAGGGTGCGCGACGTCGGCCGGAAACTCCCGAATGCATGGGGACTCTACGATATGTTGGGAAACGTTTGGGAATGGTGCTGGGACCAATACGATGCCGAAGTGTACGGTTCCTATCGCGTTTTCAGGGGAGGAAGTTGGGCGGAAGAAGCGAGAGGGTGCGGGGCGACTTGCCGTCGCCGCAGCCATCCGACGTTCCGGATTGACGATCTCGGCTTTCGTCTCGCCAGATCCCGTTAG
- a CDS encoding LacI family DNA-binding transcriptional regulator, whose translation MKRITIRDVSEKAGVSTAAVSYVLNGRLGKVSQDTVRKVRQAVEELGYIPDFSARSLASNQSKLIGVVIPQTEDQKQLLLQNPFYSELVCGIEARLRQSGYHMILSGVDKGEGYLDISMQRNLDGAIIMGIYQEAFYEELKKVNLPIVLIDSYIHDSYFHVVGIDDELGGYMATKHLIDNGHANIALVTGSIRKDGVVEKRFLGYKRALKEAGLFYNPDFVFEQSVTYEYGQEAAREIRDQFPQITAVFATSDMVAFGLLSGFADAGCSVPEQVSVIGFDDISMARMCHPPLTTIRQDIVGRGVMAAERLLQSIAGEEESTHTEPTIMPLKLITRDTVRKLN comes from the coding sequence ATGAAACGTATCACGATCCGGGACGTGTCCGAAAAGGCAGGCGTATCGACAGCCGCCGTATCTTACGTATTGAACGGCCGGTTGGGCAAAGTGTCACAGGATACCGTACGGAAAGTCAGGCAGGCGGTTGAAGAGCTGGGCTACATCCCCGATTTCTCCGCGCGCAGCTTGGCCAGCAACCAATCGAAGCTGATCGGCGTCGTCATTCCCCAAACCGAAGACCAGAAGCAGCTGCTGCTGCAAAATCCGTTCTATTCGGAGCTCGTGTGCGGCATTGAAGCCCGGCTTCGCCAGTCGGGTTACCACATGATCCTCTCCGGCGTCGACAAAGGGGAAGGTTACCTCGACATCTCGATGCAGCGCAATCTGGACGGAGCGATCATCATGGGCATTTACCAGGAAGCGTTTTACGAGGAACTGAAGAAAGTAAACCTGCCCATCGTGCTGATCGACAGCTACATCCATGACAGCTACTTCCACGTCGTCGGGATCGACGACGAGCTGGGCGGGTACATGGCGACGAAGCATCTGATCGACAACGGCCACGCGAACATCGCGCTTGTCACGGGCTCCATCCGCAAAGACGGCGTCGTGGAAAAACGGTTCCTCGGTTACAAAAGGGCGCTGAAGGAGGCGGGGCTGTTCTACAATCCCGATTTTGTATTCGAGCAATCGGTCACCTACGAATACGGGCAGGAGGCGGCTCGTGAAATCCGGGACCAATTTCCGCAGATCACGGCCGTATTCGCAACGAGCGACATGGTGGCGTTCGGCTTGTTGTCCGGCTTCGCGGATGCGGGATGCTCCGTACCCGAGCAAGTGTCGGTCATCGGCTTCGACGACATATCGATGGCGCGGATGTGCCACCCGCCGCTGACCACCATTCGCCAGGATATCGTGGGTCGCGGGGTCATGGCCGCCGAACGGCTGCTTCAGTCGATCGCGGGTGAAGAAGAGAGCACTCACACGGAACCGACCATCATGCCGCTTAAGCTCATCACCAGGGACACGGTGCGGAAACTGAACTGA
- a CDS encoding ABC transporter substrate-binding protein — MFKKSGAILLLIGMLTLSACGSGKGNGNDTASSQAPSSPSASQSESASASPSAETKDPVKLKLLTYTASGQEETLKSMVDAFQSANPDVKVDYEVVPYADYTTKLNTLLASGSAPDLFELGYENFRAYAAKGQLLDLTPTIAADTSFKPDVYKKLAYDAFNYDGKQMGVTESFSDVVLFYNKDLFDAKGLKYPDASWTWKEELEAAQKLTDADNGVWGTYAPLQFYEFYKTIAQNGGGVWDASGKPTINSPANVEALQWMIDKAGKYKVSPALNDDTFNQPDADLNAFAAGKLAMARFGIWNFAKFAKEAQFNWDIALEPGNKQKAHHFFADGLVASKDTANAEAVWRFMKFYTSDPAAVSKRIEAGWSVPAVADDAVMDAYYKQTPPASKKIVTEALDSLVLPPVGPKPELWNEFTAAVGEELDKAKLGRSTAQQALDAAQKKVEELLAK; from the coding sequence ATGTTCAAAAAAAGCGGGGCCATTCTGCTGTTGATCGGCATGCTTACGCTGAGCGCCTGCGGTTCGGGCAAGGGGAACGGGAACGACACGGCAAGCAGCCAAGCGCCGTCCTCGCCATCGGCTTCCCAATCGGAATCCGCATCGGCGTCGCCGTCGGCGGAAACCAAAGATCCGGTTAAGCTGAAGCTGCTTACCTATACGGCTTCGGGGCAAGAAGAAACGCTGAAGTCGATGGTCGATGCGTTCCAATCGGCGAATCCGGACGTCAAGGTGGATTACGAAGTCGTTCCTTACGCCGACTACACGACGAAGTTGAATACGCTGCTCGCGAGCGGAAGCGCGCCGGATTTGTTCGAGCTCGGCTACGAGAATTTCCGGGCGTACGCGGCCAAAGGCCAGCTGCTTGACCTGACGCCGACGATCGCGGCCGACACCTCGTTTAAGCCGGACGTCTACAAGAAATTGGCGTATGACGCGTTCAACTACGACGGCAAACAGATGGGCGTGACGGAAAGCTTTTCCGATGTCGTGCTGTTCTACAACAAAGACCTGTTCGACGCCAAAGGCCTGAAGTACCCGGATGCCTCGTGGACGTGGAAGGAAGAGTTGGAAGCCGCCCAGAAACTGACCGACGCGGACAACGGCGTATGGGGCACGTACGCACCGCTTCAATTCTATGAATTCTACAAAACGATCGCGCAAAACGGCGGCGGCGTATGGGATGCGAGCGGCAAGCCGACGATCAACAGCCCGGCGAACGTGGAAGCGCTTCAGTGGATGATCGACAAAGCCGGCAAATACAAAGTGTCCCCGGCGCTGAACGACGATACGTTCAACCAACCCGACGCCGACCTGAACGCGTTCGCGGCCGGCAAGCTTGCCATGGCGCGGTTCGGCATCTGGAACTTCGCCAAATTCGCCAAGGAAGCGCAATTCAACTGGGATATCGCGCTGGAGCCGGGCAACAAGCAGAAGGCGCACCATTTCTTCGCGGACGGACTCGTCGCCTCGAAGGATACGGCCAACGCCGAAGCCGTTTGGAGATTCATGAAATTCTACACCAGCGATCCTGCCGCGGTAAGCAAGCGGATCGAAGCCGGCTGGAGCGTACCGGCAGTCGCCGACGATGCGGTGATGGACGCGTATTACAAACAAACGCCTCCCGCGTCGAAGAAGATCGTCACGGAGGCGCTGGATTCGCTCGTCCTTCCGCCGGTCGGACCGAAACCGGAATTGTGGAACGAGTTTACGGCTGCGGTTGGAGAAGAGCTGGATAAAGCGAAGCTCGGACGTTCAACCGCTCAGCAGGCTCTCGACGCCGCCCAGAAGAAGGTCGAAGAATTGCTCGCCAAGTAA
- a CDS encoding carbohydrate ABC transporter permease, producing the protein MAGQRKWSRRLAALVFLLPALAGLLAFQLLPMVSSVVISFTDWDMIAKWTDMRFIGWDNYAAVFREEKSYTSLKNVFVFLIGYMPLVTALGTFLAVLLNRKIRAIKLYRAAVFVPVITSWVAVSIVWRWLLNGQSGLINFLLSKIGIHGPIWLQDDTWAMVSIIAVTVWKDIGFVSVILLAGLQDISEDYYEAAELDGASAWLKFRRITLPMLSPTLYFVVTISLINSFQLFDQVLIMTNGGPAGATSTLVEQVYKNAFQFNKMGFAAAQSWVLFVIIFAVSMLLQRLQRRWVVYER; encoded by the coding sequence ATGGCAGGACAGCGCAAGTGGAGCCGCAGGCTCGCCGCCCTCGTATTTCTTCTGCCCGCGCTGGCAGGTTTGCTGGCCTTCCAATTGCTGCCGATGGTTTCTTCGGTCGTCATCAGCTTTACGGATTGGGACATGATCGCGAAGTGGACGGACATGCGATTCATCGGGTGGGACAATTATGCCGCGGTGTTCCGCGAAGAGAAATCCTACACGTCCCTGAAGAACGTTTTCGTGTTCCTCATCGGCTACATGCCGCTCGTGACGGCGCTCGGCACCTTCCTGGCGGTCCTGTTGAACCGGAAAATCCGGGCGATCAAGCTGTACCGGGCCGCGGTGTTCGTTCCCGTCATTACGTCCTGGGTCGCCGTCTCCATCGTATGGCGCTGGCTGCTCAACGGACAGAGCGGGCTGATCAATTTCCTGTTGTCCAAGATCGGCATCCACGGCCCGATATGGCTGCAGGACGACACTTGGGCCATGGTCTCGATCATCGCGGTGACGGTCTGGAAAGACATCGGATTCGTCTCCGTCATTCTGCTCGCGGGTTTGCAGGACATTTCCGAGGACTACTATGAGGCGGCGGAGCTCGACGGCGCGTCGGCTTGGCTGAAATTCCGGCGCATCACGCTCCCGATGCTGTCGCCAACGCTTTATTTCGTGGTTACGATTTCGCTTATCAACTCGTTCCAGCTGTTCGACCAGGTGTTGATCATGACGAACGGCGGCCCGGCGGGCGCCACGAGCACCCTCGTCGAGCAAGTGTACAAGAACGCCTTCCAATTCAACAAAATGGGGTTCGCCGCCG